The proteins below come from a single Sorghum bicolor cultivar BTx623 chromosome 4, Sorghum_bicolor_NCBIv3, whole genome shotgun sequence genomic window:
- the LOC8056421 gene encoding extensin: MAESGDSSPNSAAATEDSHHEASEAAAAAAAAAAVHAQPAPQPRPPPPPSKVRLMVSYGGRIQPRPHDNQLAYVNGETKILSLERPLVFADFAARLAALSGNAGDVCVKYQLPGEDLDALVSVTNDEDLEHLVLEYDRLHLQRPATASSAGSGSGSGSSRGGSTLRLRVFLFPVQSPQLPPPPPQPAGLLEPKAEQRHWFVEALNTVPLPPSKQDPPPVPPQQSSPPQQHKQESVFPQQSPPQAKHEAVFVQQAPPQPHTVVQMPPPPQQQLAHVVLAAASPDYLFGLDNGFVPPPAVKVKDPAGDPPTVRENVPVEIAAKNDDRHPNPNAGDHVAVSPVVSPAKYQRQIQELEKLQVADNATHQPPPPAAAPAPAPAPSLVPVPVPAALPRNGSDDSLTRAYPPATATPTANAEYYLPKFPEKPPVPPPSSAPPATAYLQVQGRYASVAPGSGADHGPVFFIPAPHGYFAATASPGATSYPAVYAVAPPSATPTANGSAPPSPAVSSATAYAPAPTQVAYDSNGRAIYYTSMLPQYPSAVNGMSAAGAVLGTEPAKPVAVKPTVS, encoded by the coding sequence atggccgaaTCCGGCGACTCGTCCCCGAACTCCGCCGCCGCAACGGAGGACTCGCACCACGAGGCGTCGGAGGCCGCGGCTgcggcagcagcggcggcggcggtgcatGCGCAGCCGGCGCCGCAGccacgcccgccgccgccgccctccaaGGTGCGGCTGATGGTCAGCTACGGGGGCCGCATCCAGCCGCGCCCACACGACAACCAGCTCGCGTACGTCAACGGCGAGACCAAGATCCTGTCGCTCGAGAGGCCGCTCGTCTTCGCCGACTTCGCCGCGCGCCTCGCCGCGCTGTCCGGGAACGCCGGCGACGTCTGCGTCAAGTACCAGCTTCCCGGGGAGGACCTGGACGCGCTCGTCTCCGTCACCAACGACGAGGATCTGGAGCACCTCGTCCTCGAGTACGACCGCCTCCACCTCCAACGCCCAGCCACGGCCTCCTCCGCGGGGTCCGGGTCCGGGTCCGGCTCCAGCCGCGGCGGATCCACGCTTAGGCTCAGGGTCTTCCTCTTCCCCGTCCAGTCGCCCCAGctacctccgccgccgccgcagccggccGGGCTCCTCGAGCCCAAGGCGGAACAGCGCCACTGGTTCGTCGAGGCGCTCAACACCGTCCCGCTTCCCCCATCCAAGCAGGACCCGCCGCCCGTGCCACCGCAGCAGTCGTCCCCGCCGCAGCAGCACAAGCAGGAGTCGGTGTTCCCGCAGCAGTCGCCGCCGCAGGCCAAGCACGAGGCGGTGTTCGTCCAGCAGGCTCCGCCTCAGCCGCACACGGTGGTGcagatgccgccgccgccgcagcagcagctggcGCACGTGGTGCTCGCGGCGGCGAGCCCGGACTACCTGTTCGGTCTCGACAACGGCTTCGTCCCTCCCCCGGCGGTGAAGGTCAAGGACCCGGCGGGTGATCCTCCGACGGTCAGGGAGAACGTGCCCGTGGAGATAGCCGCCAAAAATGACGACCGCCATCCCAACCCCAACGCGGGCGACCACGTGGCTGTCTCGCCTGTCGTCTCTCCTGCAAAGTATCAGCGCCAGATCCAGGAGCTCGAGAAGCTGCAGGTCGCCGACAACGCCACCCACCAACCACCACCACCTGCGGCGGCGCCAGCGCCTGCTCCGGCACCTTCCctcgtccccgtccccgtccccgccgCCCTCCCGAGGAACGGCAGCGACGACTCCCTGACCCGCGCCTACCCTCCCGCCACCGCCACCCCAACCGCCAACGCGGAGTACTACCTTCCAAAGTTCCCGGAGAAGCCCCCCGTGCCGCCGCCGTCATCAGCTCCGCCAGCCACGGCATACCTGCAGGTGCAGGGCAGGTACGCATCCGTCGCTCCTGGCTCGGGCGCGGACCATGGCCCCGTGTTCTTCATCCCGGCGCCCCACGGCTACTTCGCCGCCACCGCTTCCCCAGGTGCGACATCCTACCCCGCCGTGTACGCCGTCGCGCCACCCAGTGCCACCCCCACCGCCAATGGCTCCGCCCCGCCGTCACCCGCTGTGTCGAGTGCCACGGCCTACGCCCCCGCCCCAACACAGGTCGCGTACGACAGCAATGGCCGCGCCATCTACTACACCAGCATGCTCCCCCAGTACCCTTCGGCTGTCAATGGCATGTCGGCGGCGGGCGCGGTGCTCGGGACAGAGCCCGCGAAGCCGGTGGCCGTGAAGCCGACCGTCTCGTGA
- the LOC8056422 gene encoding cinnamoyl-CoA reductase 1, which yields MSSNCGEEKELVCVTGAGGFIGSWVVKELLQRGYRVRGTARDPADSKNAHLLALDGAKERLTLCRADVLDRASLHAAFAGCNGVFHVASPVSNDPELVPVAVEGTRNVINAAADEGARRVVFTSSYGAVHMDPNRSPDAVLDETCWSDYDFCKRSDNLYCCAKMMAEITATEEAAARGLQLAVVLPCMTMGPMLQQTLNFSTNHVARYLMGTKRSIPNAVAAYVDVRDVARAHVLAYERPSACGRYLCIGTVLHREQLVAMLKELFPQYPVTAKCEDDGKPMAKPFKFSNQRLRDLGLEFTPLRKSLYETVVCLQQKGHLPVIQQQQRAYL from the exons ATGTCGTCCAACTGCGGTGAGGAGAAGGAGCTGGTCTGCGTGACCGGCGCCGGCGGCTTCATCGGCTCCTGGGTGGTCAAGGAGTTGCTCCAGCGTGGCTACCGTGTCAGGGGAACTGCGAGGGACCCTG CGGACAGCAAGAACGCCCACCTGCTGGCTCTGGATGGCGCCAAGGAGCGCCTCACCCTGTGCCGCGCCGACGTCCTCGACCGCGCCTCCCTCCACGCCGCCTTCGCCGGCTGCAACGGCGTCTTCCACGTCGCCTCCCCGGTCTCCAACGACCCG GAGCTGGTGCCGGTGGCGGTGGAGGGCACCCGGAACGTCATCAACGCCGCGGCGGACGAAGGCGCGCGCCGCGTCGTCTTCACCTCCTCCTACGGCGCCGTCCACATGGACCCCAACCGTAGCCCCGACGCCGTCCTCGACGAGACATGCTGGAGCGACTACGACTTCTGCAAGCGATCAGAC AACCTGTACTGCTGCGCCAAGATGATGGCGGAGATCACGGCgacggaggaggcggcggcgcgggggcTGCAGCTGGCCGTGGTGCTTCCCTGCATGACCATGGGCCCCATGCTGCAGCAGACGCTCAACTTCAGCACCAACCACGTCGCGCGCTACCTCATGGGCACCAAGCGCTCCATCCCCAACGCCGTCGCCGCCTACGTCGACGTCCGCGACGTCGCGCGCGCGCACGTCCTCGCCTACGAGCGCCCCAGCGCGTGCGGACGCTACCTCTGCATCGGCACCGTGCTGCACCGCGAACAGCTCGTCGCCATGCTCAAGGAACTCTTCCCGCAGTACCCCGTCACAGCCAA GTGCGAGGACGACGGCAAGCCGATGGCGAAGCCGTTCAAGTTCTCCAACCAGAGGCTCAGGGACCTGGGCTTGGAGTTCACTCCGCTCAGGAAGAGCTTGTACGAGACCGTGGTGTGCCTGCAGCAGAAGGGTCACCTGCCTGTCATCCAACAACAGCAGCGCGCGTACTTGTAA
- the LOC8056423 gene encoding cinnamoyl-CoA reductase 1, which yields MGRVTMSSSSACGDEEEEEQQQLVCVTGAGGFIGSWVVKELLQRGYLVRGTARNPEHGKNAHLLALDGAKERLTLCRADVLDSASLRAAFVGCHGVFHVASPVSNDPELVPVAVEGTRNVITAAADEGVRRVVFTSSYGAVHMDPNRSPDAVLDETCWSDYDFCKRSDNLYCCAKMMAEITATEVAAARGLQLAVVVPCITLGPMLQQTLNVSTHHILRYVMGTKRSIPNAVAAYVDIRDVARAHVLAYERPAARGRYLCIGTVLHRAQLVAMLRDLFPKYPVTAKCEDDGKPMVKPYRFSNQRLRDLGLEFTPLRESLYETVVCLQQKGHLPVIKQKQRACL from the exons ATGGGACGCGTCACCATGTCGTCGTCCTCCGCCTGCggtgatgaggaggaggaggagcagcagcagctggtctGCGTGACCGGCGCCGGCGGCTTCATCGGTTCGTGGGTGGTCAAGGAGCTGCTCCAGCGCGGCTACCTTGTCAGGGGAACTGCAAGGAACCCTG AGCACGGCAAGAACGCGCACCTGCTGGCTCTGGACGGCGCCAAGGAGCGTCTCACCCTGTGCCGCGCCGACGTCCTCGACAGCGCCTCCCTCCGCGCCGCCTTCGTCGGCTGCCACGGCGTCTTCCACGTCGCCTCCCCGGTCTCCAACGACCCG GAGCTGGTTCCGGTGGCGGTGGAGGGCACCCGGAACGTCATCACCGCCGCGGCGGACGAGGGCGTGCGCCGCGTCGTCTTCACCTCCTCCTACGGCGCCGTCCACATGGACCCCAACCGCAGCCCCGACGCCGTCCTCGACGAGACCTGCTGGAGCGACTACGACTTCTGCAAGCGATCAGAC AACCTGTACTGCTGCGCCAAGATGATGGCGGAGATCACGGCGACGGAGGTGGCGGCGGCCCGGGGGCTGCAGCTGGCAGTGGTGGTGCCGTGCATAACCTTGGGGCCAATGCTGCAGCAGACGCTCAACGTCAGCACCCACCACATCTTGCGCTACGTCATGGGCACCAAGAGGTCCATCCCCAACGCCGTCGCCGCCTACGTCGACATCCGCGACGTCGCGCGCGCGCACGTCCTCGCCTACGAGCGCCCCGCCGCGCGCGGCCGGTACCTCTGCATCGGCACCGTGCTGCACCGCGCACAGCTCGTCGCCATGCTCAGGGACCTCTTCCCCAAGTACCCCGTCACGGCCAA GTGCGAAGACGACGGTAAGCCAATGGTGAAGCCGTACAGGTTCTCCAACCAGAGGCTCAGAGACCTGGGCTTGGAATTCACTCCGCTGAGGGAGAGCCTGTACGAGACTGTGGTGTGCTTGCAGCAGAAGGGCCACCTGCCTGTCATCAAACAAAAACAACGTGCGTGCTTGTAA
- the LOC8084691 gene encoding translation initiation factor eIF-2B subunit epsilon isoform X1 produces the protein MSNKKSRGRGGGGGAAASGDGHEDLARPPPLQAVLLADSFTLKFRPITLERPKVLLPLVHMPMIEYTLTWLESAGVEEAFVFCCAHSHQVKEYLEKAGWAGKSGPGSMAVTAVESHDAISAGDALRVIYDRGVIHGDFVLISGDTVSNMSLKDALQEHMDRKKKDPLAVMTMVIKHSKPSILTHQTRLGNDEIVMAIDPETKELLYYEDRADSSHLYVTIDKDILTNNPTLQLHNDMEDCYIDICSPEVLSLFTDNFDYQHLRRHFVKGLLVDDIMGYKIYTHELRSGYAARIDNFRSYDTVSKDVIQRWTYPMVPDVISSRDCSESRLHRQGIYKASADVTLSPSAQIGANSVVGSATSIGDHCKVLNSVIGEGCKIGKNVLINGSFIWDNVIIEDGCKVSNSLVCDGVHLRAGAIVEPGCVLSFKVEVGKNVVVPAHSKVSLLPQPSNEDSDEELEYADTNSGITDSPPFSSMRSNGDQATVPLEEDELGTSEAGTCGVVGYVWTSVDTGIVEEWRQSIAPIPKEKLEELRHAASDDDGSEDESNNRTLPDKDDSSDSVVDDDDHISKFEKEVEETFQRALGGGVNRDNLILEINGLRLAYSLQHADCAGAVFYSVMKSALVAAQSTNDTLLKTTADALGKWKDLLRNYTKTVDEEMEILLKFEEMCQETTKEFSPLFPTILPYLYDREVVSEDAILRWAEEKEHADESDKVFVKQSEAFIKWLKEAEEEDDEEEE, from the exons ATGTCGAACAAAAAATCCCGCGGCCGGGGCGGGGGAGGCGGTGCCGCCGCCTCCGGCGACGGCCATGAGGACCTCGCGCGCCCGCCCCCACTCCAGGCGGTCCTCCTCGCCGACAGCTTCACGCTCAAATTCCGCCCCATCACCCTCGAGCGCCCCAAG GTGCTGCTGCCGCTGGTGCACATGCCGATGATCGAGTACACGCTCACGTGGCTGGAGTCTGCGGGGGTGGAGGAGGCCTTCGTCTTCTGCTGCGCGCACTCGCACCAGGTCAAGGAGTACTTGGAGAAGGCCGGTTGGGCTGGTAAGTCTGGGCCCGGGAGCATGGCCGTCACGGCCGTCGAGTCCCACGACGCGATTAGCGCGGGCGACGCGCTCCGCGTCATCTACGACCGCGGCGTG ATACACGGAGATTTCGTTCTCATCAGTGGTGATACGGTCAGTAACATGAGCTTGAAGGATGCTCTCCAGGAGCATATGGACAGGAAGAAAAAGGACCCACTTGCTGTTATGACTATGGTTATAAAGCATTCAAAACCTTCTATCCTGACACACCAAACTCGCCTGGGTAACGATGAAATTGTTATGGCGATAGATCCTGAGACAAAGGAGTTACTTTATTACGAGGACAGGGCAGATAGCTCACACTTGTATGTTACAATTGATAAGGATATACTGACCAATAATCCTACTCTCCAGCTGCATAATGACATGGAG GACTGCTATATAGATATCTGCTCTCCAGAAGTCCTAAGTCTTTTTACAGATAACTTTGATTATCAGCATCTTCGGCGTCATTTTGTGAAGGGCTTACTAGTTGACGAT ATTATGGGGTACAAAATCTATACTCATGAATTACGCTCTGGATATGCTGCAAGGATTGATAATTTCAGGAGTTATGATACCGTGAGCAAAGATGTAATTCAAAGGTGGACATACCCTATGGTGCCTGATGTAATATCAAGTCGTGATTGCtcagaaagtagacttcataggCAGGGAATATACAAAGCATCAG CAGATGTAACATTGTCACCTTCCGCACAAATTGGTGCAAATTCTGTTGTTGGTAGTGCGACTAGTATTGGAGACCACTGCAAAGTATTAAATTCAGTTATTGGGGAGGGCTGCAAGATTGGGAAAAATGTTTTGATTAACGGCTCATTCATATGGGACAATGTCATAATCGAAGATGGATGCAAAGTCAGTAACTCTTTAGTCTGTGATGGTGTTCATTTAAGAGCTGGTGCTATTGTTGAACCTGGTTGCGTACTCTCATTTAAG GTTGAAGTTGGAAAGAATGTTGTTGTGCCTGCCCACTCAAAAGTTTCATTACTTCCTCAGCCTTCAAATGAAGATAGTGATGAAGAACTTGAGTATGCTGACACCAACTCTGGAATTACAGACAGTCCAC CATTTTCCAGTATGAGGAGTAATGGTGATCAAGCAACTGTTCCTTTGGAAGAAGATGAGTTGGGAACATCTGAG GCTGGTACCTGTGGTGTTGTCGGTTACGTATGGACAAGCGTTGATACTGGGATCGTGGAAGAATGGAGACAATCAATTGCCCCGATTCCTAAAGAAAAACTTGAAGAGCTGCGGCATGCTGCGTCTGATGATGATGGGTCAGAAGATGAATCCAATAATCGGACTCTACCAGATAAAGATGATTCGTCAGACAGTGtggttgatgatgatgatcatatTTCTAAGTTTGAGAAAGAG GTGGAAGAGACATTTCAGCGAGCCCTGGGTGGCGGCGTTAATCGAGATAATTTGATACTAGAGATTAATGGCCTAAG GTTAGCCTACAGCCTTCAACATGCAGATTGTGCTGGAGCTGTGTTCTATTCTGTCATGAAGAGTGCATTAGTGGCTGCACAATCTACTAATG ATACTCTTCTAAAGACAACTGCTGATGCACTTGGCAAGTGGAAGGATCTTTTGCGCAATTACACCAAGACAGTTGATGAGGAG ATGGAGATACTTTTAAAGTTTGAGGAAATGTGTCAAGAGACCACAAAAGAGTTTTCTCCGCTGTTTCCAACG ATCTTGCCATACCTCTATGACAGAGAGGTTGTAAGTGAAGATGCAATTTTGAGATGGGCGGAAGAGAAAGAACATGCAGATGAGTCTGATAAAGTCTTTGTTAAACAGTCAGAGGCCTTTATTAAG TGGCTCAAGGAAGCTGAAGAGGAGGATGACGAAGAGGAGGAATAA
- the LOC8084691 gene encoding translation initiation factor eIF-2B subunit epsilon isoform X2, whose product MSNKKSRGRGGGGGAAASGDGHEDLARPPPLQAVLLADSFTLKFRPITLERPKVLLPLVHMPMIEYTLTWLESAGVEEAFVFCCAHSHQVKEYLEKAGWAGKSGPGSMAVTAVESHDAISAGDALRVIYDRGVIHGDFVLISGDTVSNMSLKDALQEHMDRKKKDPLAVMTMVIKHSKPSILTHQTRLGNDEIVMAIDPETKELLYYEDRADSSHLYVTIDKDILTNNPTLQLHNDMEDCYIDICSPEVLSLFTDNFDYQHLRRHFVKGLLVDDIMGYKIYTHELRSGYAARIDNFRSYDTVSKDVIQRWTYPMVPDVISSRDCSESRLHRQGIYKASDVTLSPSAQIGANSVVGSATSIGDHCKVLNSVIGEGCKIGKNVLINGSFIWDNVIIEDGCKVSNSLVCDGVHLRAGAIVEPGCVLSFKVEVGKNVVVPAHSKVSLLPQPSNEDSDEELEYADTNSGITDSPPFSSMRSNGDQATVPLEEDELGTSEAGTCGVVGYVWTSVDTGIVEEWRQSIAPIPKEKLEELRHAASDDDGSEDESNNRTLPDKDDSSDSVVDDDDHISKFEKEVEETFQRALGGGVNRDNLILEINGLRLAYSLQHADCAGAVFYSVMKSALVAAQSTNDTLLKTTADALGKWKDLLRNYTKTVDEEMEILLKFEEMCQETTKEFSPLFPTILPYLYDREVVSEDAILRWAEEKEHADESDKVFVKQSEAFIKWLKEAEEEDDEEEE is encoded by the exons ATGTCGAACAAAAAATCCCGCGGCCGGGGCGGGGGAGGCGGTGCCGCCGCCTCCGGCGACGGCCATGAGGACCTCGCGCGCCCGCCCCCACTCCAGGCGGTCCTCCTCGCCGACAGCTTCACGCTCAAATTCCGCCCCATCACCCTCGAGCGCCCCAAG GTGCTGCTGCCGCTGGTGCACATGCCGATGATCGAGTACACGCTCACGTGGCTGGAGTCTGCGGGGGTGGAGGAGGCCTTCGTCTTCTGCTGCGCGCACTCGCACCAGGTCAAGGAGTACTTGGAGAAGGCCGGTTGGGCTGGTAAGTCTGGGCCCGGGAGCATGGCCGTCACGGCCGTCGAGTCCCACGACGCGATTAGCGCGGGCGACGCGCTCCGCGTCATCTACGACCGCGGCGTG ATACACGGAGATTTCGTTCTCATCAGTGGTGATACGGTCAGTAACATGAGCTTGAAGGATGCTCTCCAGGAGCATATGGACAGGAAGAAAAAGGACCCACTTGCTGTTATGACTATGGTTATAAAGCATTCAAAACCTTCTATCCTGACACACCAAACTCGCCTGGGTAACGATGAAATTGTTATGGCGATAGATCCTGAGACAAAGGAGTTACTTTATTACGAGGACAGGGCAGATAGCTCACACTTGTATGTTACAATTGATAAGGATATACTGACCAATAATCCTACTCTCCAGCTGCATAATGACATGGAG GACTGCTATATAGATATCTGCTCTCCAGAAGTCCTAAGTCTTTTTACAGATAACTTTGATTATCAGCATCTTCGGCGTCATTTTGTGAAGGGCTTACTAGTTGACGAT ATTATGGGGTACAAAATCTATACTCATGAATTACGCTCTGGATATGCTGCAAGGATTGATAATTTCAGGAGTTATGATACCGTGAGCAAAGATGTAATTCAAAGGTGGACATACCCTATGGTGCCTGATGTAATATCAAGTCGTGATTGCtcagaaagtagacttcataggCAGGGAATATACAAAGCATCAG ATGTAACATTGTCACCTTCCGCACAAATTGGTGCAAATTCTGTTGTTGGTAGTGCGACTAGTATTGGAGACCACTGCAAAGTATTAAATTCAGTTATTGGGGAGGGCTGCAAGATTGGGAAAAATGTTTTGATTAACGGCTCATTCATATGGGACAATGTCATAATCGAAGATGGATGCAAAGTCAGTAACTCTTTAGTCTGTGATGGTGTTCATTTAAGAGCTGGTGCTATTGTTGAACCTGGTTGCGTACTCTCATTTAAG GTTGAAGTTGGAAAGAATGTTGTTGTGCCTGCCCACTCAAAAGTTTCATTACTTCCTCAGCCTTCAAATGAAGATAGTGATGAAGAACTTGAGTATGCTGACACCAACTCTGGAATTACAGACAGTCCAC CATTTTCCAGTATGAGGAGTAATGGTGATCAAGCAACTGTTCCTTTGGAAGAAGATGAGTTGGGAACATCTGAG GCTGGTACCTGTGGTGTTGTCGGTTACGTATGGACAAGCGTTGATACTGGGATCGTGGAAGAATGGAGACAATCAATTGCCCCGATTCCTAAAGAAAAACTTGAAGAGCTGCGGCATGCTGCGTCTGATGATGATGGGTCAGAAGATGAATCCAATAATCGGACTCTACCAGATAAAGATGATTCGTCAGACAGTGtggttgatgatgatgatcatatTTCTAAGTTTGAGAAAGAG GTGGAAGAGACATTTCAGCGAGCCCTGGGTGGCGGCGTTAATCGAGATAATTTGATACTAGAGATTAATGGCCTAAG GTTAGCCTACAGCCTTCAACATGCAGATTGTGCTGGAGCTGTGTTCTATTCTGTCATGAAGAGTGCATTAGTGGCTGCACAATCTACTAATG ATACTCTTCTAAAGACAACTGCTGATGCACTTGGCAAGTGGAAGGATCTTTTGCGCAATTACACCAAGACAGTTGATGAGGAG ATGGAGATACTTTTAAAGTTTGAGGAAATGTGTCAAGAGACCACAAAAGAGTTTTCTCCGCTGTTTCCAACG ATCTTGCCATACCTCTATGACAGAGAGGTTGTAAGTGAAGATGCAATTTTGAGATGGGCGGAAGAGAAAGAACATGCAGATGAGTCTGATAAAGTCTTTGTTAAACAGTCAGAGGCCTTTATTAAG TGGCTCAAGGAAGCTGAAGAGGAGGATGACGAAGAGGAGGAATAA
- the LOC8056424 gene encoding putative F-box protein PP2-B12: MATAESEIYRLPEECVAYAISLTTPGDACHSSAVSPAFRAAADSNAVWARFLPPDHADVLARADEPVAAVGGASKKELFSSLCDSPVLLDGATMSFGLDRQSGAKCFMLSARALSIAWGDDPSCWTWTASPPGSRFPEVAELVDVCWLEISGKLSLSLLTPGTTYAAYLVFAMADDAYGLECHVGMPPPKATVTVSSGGGTTTSSNKTPTPAPAPTVAEHAICLHHMQGEEEAAAHRRKQQYVRLRRGYGIGGGGARKTTVLTTTREADPDIRCPRRRGDGWAEVEMGEFTVAGDEGDAAVVEVTVQEVDSRRWKRGLVVLGIEIRPKQHTAGGMLAL, from the exons ATGGCGACGGCGGAATCGGAGATCTACCGGCTGCCGGAGGAGTGCGTGGCGTACGCCATCTCGCTGACGACTCCCGGCGACGCGTGCCACTCGTCCGCGGTGTCGCCGGCCTTCAGGGCCGCCGCGGACTCCAACGCCGTCTGGGCGCGGTTCCTGCCGCCCGACCACGCCGACGTCCTGGCgcgcgccgacgagccggtcgcCGCCGTCGGCGGCGCATCCAAGAAGGAGCTCTTTTCCAGCCTCTGCGACAGCCCCGTCCTCCTCGACGGCGCCACCATG AGCTTTGGGCTGGACAGGCAGAGCGGCGCCAAGTGCTTCATGCTGTCGGCGAGGGCGCTCAGCATTGCGTGGGGAGACGATCCTTCGTGCTGGACCTGGACCGCCAGCCCACCAGGATCCAG GTTCCCGGAGGTGGCGGAGCTCGTGGACGTGTGCTGGCTGGAGATCAGCGGGAAGCTCAGCCTGTCGCTGCTGACTCCGGGGACGACCTACGCCGCCTACCTCGTCTTCGCCATGGCCGACGACGCGTACGGCCTGGAGTGCCACGTCGGGATGCCGCCGCCCAAGGCCACGGTCACCGTCTCCTCCGGCGGCGGGACGACGACCAGCAGCAACAAGACGCccacgccggcgccggcgccgacggTGGCGGAGCACGCCATCTGCCTGCACCACATgcagggggaggaggaggcggccgcGCACCGGCGGAAGCAGCAGTACGTGCGCCTCCGCAGGGGTTACGggatcggcggcggcggtgcccgGAAGACGACGGTGCTGACGACGACGCGGGAGGCCGACCCTGACATCAGGTGCCCCCGGCGGAGGGGCGACGGGTGGGCCGAGGTCGAGATGGGCGAGTTCACCGTGGCGGGCGACGAGGGCGACGCGGCGGTGGTGGAGGTGACGGTGCAGGAGGTGGATAGCCGCCGGTGGAAGAGGGGACTCGTCGTGCTGGGCATCGAGATCAGGCCCAAGCAGCACACGGCCGGCGGCATGCTAGCGCTATAG